A part of Aegilops tauschii subsp. strangulata cultivar AL8/78 chromosome 2, Aet v6.0, whole genome shotgun sequence genomic DNA contains:
- the LOC120974257 gene encoding uncharacterized protein, with amino-acid sequence MTALLLSSSLRRASFWTRCLMESLGGGCVWMDDRKPVDLFGAMVVSTAGQPSKDNVELFPVDGVRTQAPRQNWTPKSAPARTLPKTPPQFQKHSTSSPPPKPLLRRAPTPAACLPCRPCATPRRRAVAVAVAVADAAPLRLLVSDPPPPPVTVPDPAPPRVALADPASPSPIPRFGPSPSPLLPHLLRLPAPVLAGSRTGAIASHRRLHARCVPPLQGAGTDDLLEGEPVQPPISTARPAWWRLVCALSTETTKHRSLHVIVLLVLSALKNSNFQSFVEEKATRFKVPSRLTARQLLGAAAITFLFDVAVMGKDLNEVCAYLMTYAQEVKEEDLAKAQILDSQVGITNVEE; translated from the exons ATGACGGCGCTATTGTTGTCATCTTCCCTCAGGAGGGCATCGTTTTGGACCAGATGCTTGATGGAGTCATTAGGAGGTGGATGCGTCTGGATGGATGACCGCAAGCCGGTGGATCTGTTTGGCGCCATGGTGGTGTCGACGGCTGGCCAACCTAGCAAGGATAACGTGGAACTCTTTCCTGTAGATGG GGTCCGAACCCAAGCGCCAAGACAAAACTGGACCCCCAAGTCCGCCCCAGCCCGAACGCTCCCCAAGACCCCTCCCCAATTCCAAAAGCATTCTACTTCGTCTCCGCCTCCCAAACCCCTGCTGCGACGCGCACCCACTCCGGCGGCATGCTTGCCGTGTCGACCATGCGCCACGCCGCGTCGCCgtgccgtcgccgtcgccgtcgccgtcgcggaCGCCGCGCCTCTTCGCCTCTTGGTCTCCGACCCACCGCCTCCTCCCGTCACCGTCCCTGACCCCGCGCCACCTCGGGTCGCCCTCGCGGACCCCGCGTCCCCTTCGCCGATTCCGCGCTTCGGACCTTCGCCGTCGCCGCTTCTGCCTCACCTGCTGCGCCTCCCCGCCCCCGTACTCGCG GGATCACGGACCGGCGCCATCGCCTCCCACCGCCGCCTCCACGCACGTTGCGTTCCGCCACTGCAGGGCGCGGGGACCGACGACCTGCTCGAGGGAGAGCCCGTACAGCCGCCGATCTCTACCGCCAGGCCTGCGTGGTGGCGCTTGGTGTGCGCCCTCTCGACAGAGACCACCAAGCACCGTAGTTTACATGTGATTGTTTTGCTTGTGTTGTCTGCATTGAAGAACAGCAACTTTCAGTCCTTTGTTGAGGAGAAGGCAACCCGATTTAAGGTTCCTTCCAGGCTCACGGCGCGACAGCTGCTCGGAGCTGCTGCTATCACATTCCTCTTTGATGTTGCTGTGATGGGGAAGGACCTCAACGAGGTTTGTGCCTATCTTATGACGTATGCACAGGAGGTTAAGGAGGAGGACTTGGCAAAGGCTCAG ATTCTGGATAGTCAAGTGGGCATTACCAATGTTGAGGAGTGA
- the LOC109744907 gene encoding uncharacterized protein: MAIKSASISCFLRCGSAAGAVRPSLWARSAGFLGRVSRTDGTGSKLYCSAPTPWSYAHNFDSDSESMPPGPWWGEALLEEDAEFFPLADFIPVGQGRKELDAIWHALVAGPLESIVLTLRETMAAGNLFRCRSFHVGTLSGALLVLAAFCQLCKTTPTLFMDIVLGYVFYKLSVLSAQLQKDGRSFSICARIQLVLVLILSFKDNSACQGFYRFLVELIWALNIYMYFIMAYEATVGVKHGRLYWLAIYRWMQTKGGLTKVLKHTFLDIFGGNKKPVSIKRRNRNRQ; encoded by the exons ATGGCAATAAAGTCAGCCAGCATCTCGTGTTTTCTCCGGTGCggctccgccgccggcgccgttaGGCCATCCCTATGGGCGCGCAGCGCCGGTTTCCTCGGCCGCGTCAGCCGTACCGATGGAACCGGCTCGAAGCTGTACTGCAGCGCCCCTACTCCCTGGAGCTACGCTCACAACTTCGACTCAGACTCGGAATCCATGCCGCCTGGCCCTTGGTGGGGCGAGGCGCTGCTCGAAGAAGACGCCGAGTTTTTTCCTCTTGCCGATTTTATTCCAGTTGGACAGGGCAGGAAAGAACTAGATGCTATATGGCATGCCCTCGTCGCTGGCCCGCTCGAATCCATCGTCCTCACGCTGCGCGAGACCATGGCCGCCGGCAACTTGTTCCGCTGCCGCAGCTTCCATGTCGGCACTCTCTCAG GTGCTTTGCTAGTTCTTGCTGCGTTTTGCCAACTCTGCAAAACGACACCTACCCTTTTCATGGACATTGTTCTTGGGTATGTGTTCTACAAGCTAAGTGTTTTATCTGCACAGTTGCAAAAAGATGGCAGGTCATTTAGCATATGTGCACGGATACAGCTAG TTCTTGTACTTATTTTGTCTTTCAAGGATAACAGTGCATGTCAG GGTTTCTACCGCTTTCTTGTGGAACTGATCTG GGCGCTCAATATTTACATGTATTTCATTATGGCCTATGAGGCGACCGTCGGTGTGAAGCATGGAAGACTCTATTGGCTTGCAATCTATAGATGGATGCAGACGAAAGGAGGCCTGACGAAGGTGCTGAAACATACATTTCTTGATATCTTTGGAGGAAATAAGAAGCCAGTCTCGATAAAAAGAAGGAATAGAAATCGGCAGTAG